Proteins encoded by one window of Arachis ipaensis cultivar K30076 chromosome B04, Araip1.1, whole genome shotgun sequence:
- the LOC107636205 gene encoding probable purine permease 4, which yields MEKTPSQEPAFQHGSLSMAPTNKNYEALEIESINNIEEEEETELEMGNKKTQEELHATTDQKSIRNKRYMSLLVLNYFLLFVGSVSSSMLSKYYFTHKGSSKWVSTWVQCTGFPLLLIPIFLPYSLLKSTIRKPFTDFNKKILTLSIFVGIMLGINNLLFSWGVSYLPVSTSSLLLSSQLGFNLILSVIIVKQKITFSNLNTVILITLSSIILALNSSKERPKGVTEKQYFIGFFLVQSAEXLTGGICMTALLSMNVLGGVVFLREKFGGLKAVATVLCLWGFCSYVYGMYTKMLEAKAIPQQNNNNNNHHSAEDSSSLELVSMVRNLGVSH from the exons ATGGAGAAGACTCCATCACAAGAGCCAGCATTCCAGCACGGATCTCTGAGCATGGCTCCAACAAACAAGAACTACGAAGCACTTGAAATCGAATCCATCAAcaacattgaagaagaagaagaaacggaaTTAGAAATGGGCAACAAGAAAACACAAGAAGAATTGCATGCAACAACAGATCAAAAATCCATAAGAAATAAGAGGTACATGTCCCTTCTGGTTCTGAATTATTTTCTCCTCTTTGTGGGTTCGGTCTCTTCAAGCATGCTTTCAAAGTATTATTTCACCCACAAAGGTTCAAGCAAATGGGTTTCAACTTGGGTTCAGTGTACGGGATTTCCTCTCTTACTCATCCCCATTTTTCTCCCATATTCTCTCCTCAAATCCACCATCCGAAAACCCTTTACCGATTTCAACAAAAAGATTCTAACTTTATCGATCTTTGTTGGAATCATGCTGGGAATCAATAATCTTCTTTTTTCATGGGGGGTTTCGTATCTTCCAGTTTCAACCTCGtcgcttcttctttcttctcaacTTGGTTTTAATCTCATTCTCTCTGTCATCATTGTAAAGCAAAAGATAACCTTTTCGAATCTCAACACCGTGATTCTCATCACGCTGAGCTCCATCATTCTCGCATTGAATTCAAGCAAAGAAAGACCCAAAGGTGTAACGGAAAAGCAGTATTTCATCGGATTCTTTTTAGTGCAGAGTGCAG AANCGTTGACCGGAGGGATTTGCATGACGGCTCTGTTGTCCATGAATGTTTTGGGAGGCGTTGTGTTTTTGAGAGAGAAGTTTGGTGGGTTGAAAGCTGTGGCCACTGTTTTATGTTTGTGGGGGTTTTGCTCTTATGTTTATGGCATGTATACTAAGATGTTGGAAGCTAAGGCTATTCCTCAgcaaaacaataacaacaacaaccaccattCTGCTGAAGATTCATCTTCCCTGGAGTTGGTTAGTATGGTGAGAAATCTTGGGGTTAGTCATTGA
- the LOC110271453 gene encoding probable purine permease 4 — translation MEKTPSQEPAFQHGSLSMAPTNKNYEALEIESINNIEEEEETELEMGNKKTQEELHATTDQKSIRNKRYMSLLVLNYFLLFVGSVSSSMLSKYYFTHKGSSKWVSTWVQCTGFPLLLIPIFLPYSLLKSTIRKPFTDFNKKILTLSIFVGIMLGINNLLFSWGVSYLPVSTSSLLLSSQLGFNLILSVIIVKQKITFSNLNTVILITLSSIILALNSSKERPKGVTEKQYFIGFFCTISAGLLFALYLPIVEKIYKKVYCYEMVMEMQLVMEMTATALATVGMAFDGGFSEMKREG, via the coding sequence ATGGAGAAGACTCCATCACAAGAGCCAGCATTCCAGCACGGATCTCTGAGCATGGCTCCAACAAACAAGAACTACGAAGCACTTGAAATCGAATCCATCAAcaacattgaagaagaagaagaaacggaaTTAGAAATGGGCAACAAGAAAACACAAGAAGAATTGCATGCAACAACAGATCAAAAATCCATAAGAAATAAGAGGTACATGTCCCTTCTGGTTCTGAATTATTTTCTCCTCTTTGTGGGTTCGGTCTCTTCAAGCATGCTTTCAAAGTATTATTTCACCCACAAAGGTTCAAGCAAATGGGTTTCAACTTGGGTTCAGTGTACGGGATTTCCTCTCTTACTCATCCCCATTTTTCTCCCATATTCTCTCCTCAAATCCACCATCCGAAAACCCTTTACCGATTTCAACAAAAAGATTCTAACTTTATCGATCTTTGTTGGAATCATGCTGGGAATCAATAATCTTCTTTTTTCATGGGGGGTTTCGTATCTTCCAGTTTCAACCTCGtcgcttcttctttcttctcaacTTGGTTTTAATCTCATTCTCTCTGTCATCATTGTAAAGCAAAAGATAACCTTTTCGAATCTCAACACCGTGATTCTCATCACGCTGAGCTCCATCATTCTCGCATTGAATTCAAGCAAAGAAAGACCCAAAGGTGTAACGGAAAAGCAGTATTTCATCGGATTCTTTTGCACCATTAGTGCAGGTTTGTTGTTTGCTTTGTACCTTCCCATTGTAGAGAAGATCTACAAAAAGGTTTATTGCTACGAGATGGTGATGGAGATGCAGCTGGTCATGGAGATGACGGCGACGGCGCTGGCCACCGTGGGAATGGCGTTCGACGGCGGATTCTCGGAGATGAAGAGAGAAGGG